GACAGGGTAAAATATCAATAGAAGGAAGAGAGAATGATTAAGAGAATTTTGAACATAGCTACCATCTTGAGTTTACTCCTTTCGTTATGTGGAATCGTCTTTGCCGGAGTTGACCGCACAGCTGAAGTGACTGTGAATAGTGTTGTGGAGCAACCCACTGCTGGACCCGTTCTGGACGATTTCAATGATGGTAATAGTCGCAACAACTGGTGGCATGAGACTGGCTCATTTTCTGATGGGGGAGCAAGCTGTGTTGATTCTCGGGATGCGACTTCTCCCCAGGAAGGTCTATTCTGTTTGAAACTCGATTATGATGTCTCTGCTTCAGCAAGTTATGCTGGTTACTGGAGTCTGTTGGGAGGGGAAGACCTAGGTGGCTATACTACTATCTCCTTCTGGGTTAAGGGAACAGTTGGAGGAGAGTATTTTAAAGTAGAACTTAAGAATAATAGCACTGACGATGATCGTAATCGTGCAGCAGTCTATGTTACTGATTATTTAGATGGCGGAGTAACCACCAGTTGGCAAGAGGTAACCATTCCTTTCCATAACTTCGTTAATCTTGACGGTTGGAGTAATATGATAGAGTTGGTCTTTGTTTTTGAGAATTCCCAGAGCGTTACTAACGAAAGTTCCACTCAAGGGACTATTTATATAGACACAATATCATTTGGCAGTTCCTCGGTAAATGAGGTTAGAATAGACTATTTCGGAGATAAGTTAGGAACTTGTGCTCTTGGTGGCAATATGGGAGATATGCCTACTTTAGATTTTACCCATTCGTTTACTACTGAGCAATACAG
This bacterium DNA region includes the following protein-coding sequences:
- a CDS encoding carbohydrate binding domain-containing protein: MIKRILNIATILSLLLSLCGIVFAGVDRTAEVTVNSVVEQPTAGPVLDDFNDGNSRNNWWHETGSFSDGGASCVDSRDATSPQEGLFCLKLDYDVSASASYAGYWSLLGGEDLGGYTTISFWVKGTVGGEYFKVELKNNSTDDDRNRAAVYVTDYLDGGVTTSWQEVTIPFHNFVNLDGWSNMIELVFVFENSQSVTNESSTQGTIYIDTISFGSSSVNEVRIDYFGDKLGTCALGGNMGDMPTLDFTHSFTTEQYRSSPSALKSSYNVTAPGSWGGQFIIFGGGEDGWTEIPHDFSDYNYVTLWIKAKSATENPKILKVEMVDRANPPFPEPVFLRKISSTDWQKYTIPLSAFAGLNKNNISKMTFVYEASRIVADGGNKTGVLYIDNLQFQFEK